A DNA window from Gasterosteus aculeatus chromosome 16, fGasAcu3.hap1.1, whole genome shotgun sequence contains the following coding sequences:
- the dcaf6 gene encoding DDB1- and CUL4-associated factor 6 isoform X2: MVTMSWSGNLVWDVNKRLIGYNEPNTIRTNYLGRREFVQRLKLEGTLNVHDGCVNTISWNDTGEYLLSGSDDTFLVISNPYNKKVKKSIRSGHRANIFSAKFMPHTNDQEIVSCSGDGIIYYTNTEKSPEHNRQCQFTCHYGTAYEIMTVPNDPYTFLSCGEDGTVRWFDLRTKTSCTKEDCKDDILINCRRAATSISISPLVPYYLAVGCSDSSVRIYDRRMLGTRATGNYMGRGTTGMCVRFVPAHLSNKSCRVTSLCYSEDGQEVLVSYSSDYIYLFDPKDDQARELKGPSEERREELRQPPVKRLRLRGDWSDTGPRARPESERERDGEQSPNVSLMQRMSDMLSRWFEEASEAQSSRGTRPQTRPRAIGPEGASTTPAAAATGSSVPERPVGSIPAAPDATAAAVRESASSSSSGSSSTVTAVPPSSSSSVENSAPSSSPLASSPDSEQSGQAAAPVTSAPVTSAPVTSAPAPTSTSEPALSEYGPHRLPISLVCRRLQRLLRLADPPGQGQRAARSSPPSSSSSSPAATERQSQGAATTAAETQPLTDSPSSVVNKQLGSMTLDEQQEAAGSRPDPAVSAPVSTSAPTTSTSVAGTSRPSGAEPVLSLHYSSEGTTTSTIKLDFTDEWSSSTSSSMGSGGPKASEAVAIQSRETLLAESSVSEQPPPASSGQQSVQAASTEAPCSASCSGALGSSAAGSSRGGAVAPPPPAERSQPEGSEDASGGCRRAEPRGGEEEEGQSQPARGHQDSDDSDDDPILIPSTRFRGQGQRLNSRGSAVGDRMIRRSAAARIQELFRRRKERREMEESETQNIRRPSVKMVYKGHRNSRTMIKESCFWGNNFVMSGSDCGHIFVWDRHTAEHLMLLEADNHVVNCLQPHPYDPILASSGIDYDIKIWSPLEQSASFNRVLANEVITRNELMLEETRNTITVPASFMLRMLASLNHIRSDRLEGDRSEGSGQENEDEQ, encoded by the exons ATGGTCACAATGTCCTGGTCTGGAAACCTGGTTTGGGATGTAAACAAACGTCTGATTGGATACAACGAGCCGAACACCATCCGGACCAACTACTTGG GCAGAAGAGAATTTGTTCAAAGACTTAAACTTGAAGGGACGCTGAATGTACACGATGGCTGC GTCAACACGATATCCTGGAACGACACGGGTGAATATCTCCTGTCGGGTTCAGACGACACCTTTTTGGTCATCTCCAACCCGTACAACAAAAAG gtCAAGAAGTCCATCCGCTCGGGCCATCGGGCGAACATCTTCAGCGCCAAGTTCATGCCCCACACTAACGATCAGGAGATCGTGTCCTGCTCCGGAGACGGCATCATCTACTACACCAACACGGAGAAGAGTCCCGAGCACAACCGGCAGTGTCAGTTCACCTGCCACTACGGAACGGCCTACGAG ATTATGACGGTACCAAATGACCCCTACACGTTTCTGTCGTGCGGGGAGGACGGCACGGTGCGGTGGTTCGACCTCCGCACGAAGACCAGCTGCACTAAAGAAGACTGCAAAGAT GACATTCTGATAAACTGTCGGCGGGCAGCGACCTCCATATCCATCTCCCCTCTGGTGCCGTACTACCTGGCCGTCGGCTGCTCCGACAGCTCGGTGCGGATCTACGACAGGCGCATGCTGGGCACCAGAGCCACAG GTAACTACATGGGCCGGGGGACGACGGGCATGTGCGTGAGGTTTGTTCCCGCTCACCTGTCCAACAAGTCGTGTCGCGTGACCTCTCTCTGCTACAGCGAGGACGGTCAGGAGGTGCTGGTCAGCTACTCCTCCGATTACATCTACCTGTTCGATCCCAAAGATGACCAGGCCCGAGAGCTGAAGGGCCCgtcggaggagaggagggaggag ctGAGGCAGCCTCCGGTGAAGCGTCTGCGTCTACGAGGTGACTGGTCTGACACTGGACCCCGAGCTCGcccagagagcgagagggagagggacg gtgagcagAGCCCCAACGTGTCTCTGATGCAGAGGATGTCGGACATGTTGTCCCGCTGGTTCGAGGAGGCCAGCGAGgctcagagcagcagaggaactcGGCCTCAGACGCGACCCAGAG CCATCGGTCCTGAAGGAGCGTCGACTACTCCAGCTGCCGCCGCCACCGGCTCCAGCGTCCCCGAGAGGCCCGTGGGGTCGATACCAGCCGCTCCTgacgccaccgccgccgccgtccgTGAATCcgcctcctcttcgtcctcagGGTCGTCGTCAACGGTCACAGCAGTTCCTCCTTCCAGCTCTTCTTCAGTGGAGAACTcggctccttcctcctcccccctcgcctcctcgcCTGACTCGGAGCAGAGTGGTCAGGCCGCTGCGCCCGTGAC CTCCGCGCCCGTGACCTCCGCGCCTGTGACCTCCGCGCCTGCACCTACGTCGACCTCAGAACCCGCGCTCTCCG AGTACGGTCCTCATCGGCTGCCCATAAGTTTAGTGTGTAGGCGTTTGCAGAGGCTGCTGCGGCTGGCCGACCCCCCGGGACAGGGTCAGCGCGCCGCccgctcttctcctccttcttcctcctcctcctctcctgcagccacTGAGAGGCAGTCACAGGGAGCTGCCACTACTGCCGCTGAGACGCAACCCCTCACAG ATTCCCCCTCGTCTGTGGTAAACAAACAGCTGGGATCCATGACTCTTGATGAACAGCAGg AAGCCGCAGGTTCACGTCCCGATCCAGCTGTTTCTGCACCAGTCAGCACCAGCGcacccaccacctccaccagcgTGGCCGGCACCAGTCGACCCAGTGGCGCAGAGCCAGTCCTCAGCCTCCACTACAGCTCAGAGgggaccaccaccagcaccatcaAGCTGGACTTCACCGATGAGTG GAGCAGTAGCACATCCAGCTCAATGGGGAGTGGAGGTCCCAAAGCATCGGAGGCCGTGGCCATCCAGAGCAGAGAGACTCTGTTGGCGGAGAGTTCGGTGTCGGAGCAAC CTCCGCCCGCGTCCTCGGGGCAGCAGAGCGTCCAGGCCGCCTCCACGGAGGCGccctgcagcgcctcctgctcGGGGGCCCTGGGCAGCTCGGCGGCGGGCTCCTCTCGGGGGGGCGCCGTGGCCCCGCCACCGCCGGCGGAAAGGAGCCAGCCGGAGGGCAGCGAGGACGCGTCGGGAGGCTGCAGGAGAGCGgagccgagggggggggaggaggaggagggccagAGTCAGCCCGCACGGGGCCACCAGGACTCCGACGACAGCGACGACGATCCCATCCTCATCCCGTCCACGAGGTTCAGAGGTCAGGGACAGAG ATTAAATTCCAGAGGATCTGCAGTAGGAGATAGGATGATCAG aCGCTCAGCCGCCGCTCGGATCCAGGAGCTGTTTCGCAGGAGGAAAGAACgaagggagatggaggagagcgaGACGCAGAATATCAGGAGACCCTCAGTGAAGATGGTGTACAAAGGCCACCGCAACTCCAGGACAATG ATAAAGGAGTCCTGTTTTTGGGGCAACAACTTTGTAATGAGCGGCTCAGACTGCGGCCACATCTTTGTCTGGGACAGACACACAGCGGAGCACCTCATGCTGCTGGAAGCCGACAACCACGTGGTGAACTGCCTGCAGCCGCACCCATACGACCCCA TTCTGGCATCTTCAGGGATTGACTACGATATCAAGATTTGGTCGCCACTGGAACAGTCGGCATCGTTCAACAGAGTCCTGGCCAATGAG GTAATAACTCGGAACGAGCTGATGCTCGAGGAAACCAGGAACACAATCACAGTCCCGGCCTCGTTCATGCTCCGAATGCTGGCCTCCCTTAATCACATCAGATCAG ATCGACTAGAAGGCGATCGCTCCGAAGGTTCAGGACAGGAAAATGAGGACGAGCAGTAG
- the dcaf6 gene encoding DDB1- and CUL4-associated factor 6 isoform X4, with the protein MVTMSWSGNLVWDVNKRLIGYNEPNTIRTNYLGRREFVQRLKLEGTLNVHDGCVNTISWNDTGEYLLSGSDDTFLVISNPYNKKVKKSIRSGHRANIFSAKFMPHTNDQEIVSCSGDGIIYYTNTEKSPEHNRQCQFTCHYGTAYEIMTVPNDPYTFLSCGEDGTVRWFDLRTKTSCTKEDCKDDILINCRRAATSISISPLVPYYLAVGCSDSSVRIYDRRMLGTRATGNYMGRGTTGMCVRFVPAHLSNKSCRVTSLCYSEDGQEVLVSYSSDYIYLFDPKDDQARELKGPSEERREELRQPPVKRLRLRGDWSDTGPRARPESERERDGEQSPNVSLMQRMSDMLSRWFEEASEAQSSRGTRPQTRPRAIGPEGASTTPAAAATGSSVPERPVGSIPAAPDATAAAVRESASSSSSGSSSTVTAVPPSSSSSVENSAPSSSPLASSPDSEQSGQAAAPVTSAPVTSAPVTSAPVTSAPVTSAPAPTSTSEPALSEYGPHRLPISLVCRRLQRLLRLADPPGQGQRAARSSPPSSSSSSPAATERQSQGAATTAAETQPLTEAAGSRPDPAVSAPVSTSAPTTSTSVAGTSRPSGAEPVLSLHYSSEGTTTSTIKLDFTDEWSSSTSSSMGSGGPKASEAVAIQSRETLLAESSVSEQPPPASSGQQSVQAASTEAPCSASCSGALGSSAAGSSRGGAVAPPPPAERSQPEGSEDASGGCRRAEPRGGEEEEGQSQPARGHQDSDDSDDDPILIPSTRFRGQGQRLNSRGSAVGDRMIRRSAAARIQELFRRRKERREMEESETQNIRRPSVKMVYKGHRNSRTMIKESCFWGNNFVMSGSDCGHIFVWDRHTAEHLMLLEADNHVVNCLQPHPYDPILASSGIDYDIKIWSPLEQSASFNRVLANEVITRNELMLEETRNTITVPASFMLRMLASLNHIRSDRLEGDRSEGSGQENEDEQ; encoded by the exons ATGGTCACAATGTCCTGGTCTGGAAACCTGGTTTGGGATGTAAACAAACGTCTGATTGGATACAACGAGCCGAACACCATCCGGACCAACTACTTGG GCAGAAGAGAATTTGTTCAAAGACTTAAACTTGAAGGGACGCTGAATGTACACGATGGCTGC GTCAACACGATATCCTGGAACGACACGGGTGAATATCTCCTGTCGGGTTCAGACGACACCTTTTTGGTCATCTCCAACCCGTACAACAAAAAG gtCAAGAAGTCCATCCGCTCGGGCCATCGGGCGAACATCTTCAGCGCCAAGTTCATGCCCCACACTAACGATCAGGAGATCGTGTCCTGCTCCGGAGACGGCATCATCTACTACACCAACACGGAGAAGAGTCCCGAGCACAACCGGCAGTGTCAGTTCACCTGCCACTACGGAACGGCCTACGAG ATTATGACGGTACCAAATGACCCCTACACGTTTCTGTCGTGCGGGGAGGACGGCACGGTGCGGTGGTTCGACCTCCGCACGAAGACCAGCTGCACTAAAGAAGACTGCAAAGAT GACATTCTGATAAACTGTCGGCGGGCAGCGACCTCCATATCCATCTCCCCTCTGGTGCCGTACTACCTGGCCGTCGGCTGCTCCGACAGCTCGGTGCGGATCTACGACAGGCGCATGCTGGGCACCAGAGCCACAG GTAACTACATGGGCCGGGGGACGACGGGCATGTGCGTGAGGTTTGTTCCCGCTCACCTGTCCAACAAGTCGTGTCGCGTGACCTCTCTCTGCTACAGCGAGGACGGTCAGGAGGTGCTGGTCAGCTACTCCTCCGATTACATCTACCTGTTCGATCCCAAAGATGACCAGGCCCGAGAGCTGAAGGGCCCgtcggaggagaggagggaggag ctGAGGCAGCCTCCGGTGAAGCGTCTGCGTCTACGAGGTGACTGGTCTGACACTGGACCCCGAGCTCGcccagagagcgagagggagagggacg gtgagcagAGCCCCAACGTGTCTCTGATGCAGAGGATGTCGGACATGTTGTCCCGCTGGTTCGAGGAGGCCAGCGAGgctcagagcagcagaggaactcGGCCTCAGACGCGACCCAGAG CCATCGGTCCTGAAGGAGCGTCGACTACTCCAGCTGCCGCCGCCACCGGCTCCAGCGTCCCCGAGAGGCCCGTGGGGTCGATACCAGCCGCTCCTgacgccaccgccgccgccgtccgTGAATCcgcctcctcttcgtcctcagGGTCGTCGTCAACGGTCACAGCAGTTCCTCCTTCCAGCTCTTCTTCAGTGGAGAACTcggctccttcctcctcccccctcgcctcctcgcCTGACTCGGAGCAGAGTGGTCAGGCCGCTGCGCCCGTGACCTCCGCGCCCGTGACCTCCGCGCCCGTGACCTCCGCGCCCGTGACCTCCGCGCCTGTGACCTCCGCGCCTGCACCTACGTCGACCTCAGAACCCGCGCTCTCCG AGTACGGTCCTCATCGGCTGCCCATAAGTTTAGTGTGTAGGCGTTTGCAGAGGCTGCTGCGGCTGGCCGACCCCCCGGGACAGGGTCAGCGCGCCGCccgctcttctcctccttcttcctcctcctcctctcctgcagccacTGAGAGGCAGTCACAGGGAGCTGCCACTACTGCCGCTGAGACGCAACCCCTCACAG AAGCCGCAGGTTCACGTCCCGATCCAGCTGTTTCTGCACCAGTCAGCACCAGCGcacccaccacctccaccagcgTGGCCGGCACCAGTCGACCCAGTGGCGCAGAGCCAGTCCTCAGCCTCCACTACAGCTCAGAGgggaccaccaccagcaccatcaAGCTGGACTTCACCGATGAGTG GAGCAGTAGCACATCCAGCTCAATGGGGAGTGGAGGTCCCAAAGCATCGGAGGCCGTGGCCATCCAGAGCAGAGAGACTCTGTTGGCGGAGAGTTCGGTGTCGGAGCAAC CTCCGCCCGCGTCCTCGGGGCAGCAGAGCGTCCAGGCCGCCTCCACGGAGGCGccctgcagcgcctcctgctcGGGGGCCCTGGGCAGCTCGGCGGCGGGCTCCTCTCGGGGGGGCGCCGTGGCCCCGCCACCGCCGGCGGAAAGGAGCCAGCCGGAGGGCAGCGAGGACGCGTCGGGAGGCTGCAGGAGAGCGgagccgagggggggggaggaggaggagggccagAGTCAGCCCGCACGGGGCCACCAGGACTCCGACGACAGCGACGACGATCCCATCCTCATCCCGTCCACGAGGTTCAGAGGTCAGGGACAGAG ATTAAATTCCAGAGGATCTGCAGTAGGAGATAGGATGATCAG aCGCTCAGCCGCCGCTCGGATCCAGGAGCTGTTTCGCAGGAGGAAAGAACgaagggagatggaggagagcgaGACGCAGAATATCAGGAGACCCTCAGTGAAGATGGTGTACAAAGGCCACCGCAACTCCAGGACAATG ATAAAGGAGTCCTGTTTTTGGGGCAACAACTTTGTAATGAGCGGCTCAGACTGCGGCCACATCTTTGTCTGGGACAGACACACAGCGGAGCACCTCATGCTGCTGGAAGCCGACAACCACGTGGTGAACTGCCTGCAGCCGCACCCATACGACCCCA TTCTGGCATCTTCAGGGATTGACTACGATATCAAGATTTGGTCGCCACTGGAACAGTCGGCATCGTTCAACAGAGTCCTGGCCAATGAG GTAATAACTCGGAACGAGCTGATGCTCGAGGAAACCAGGAACACAATCACAGTCCCGGCCTCGTTCATGCTCCGAATGCTGGCCTCCCTTAATCACATCAGATCAG ATCGACTAGAAGGCGATCGCTCCGAAGGTTCAGGACAGGAAAATGAGGACGAGCAGTAG
- the dcaf6 gene encoding DDB1- and CUL4-associated factor 6 isoform X5 has protein sequence MVTMSWSGNLVWDVNKRLIGYNEPNTIRTNYLGRREFVQRLKLEGTLNVHDGCVNTISWNDTGEYLLSGSDDTFLVISNPYNKKVKKSIRSGHRANIFSAKFMPHTNDQEIVSCSGDGIIYYTNTEKSPEHNRQCQFTCHYGTAYEIMTVPNDPYTFLSCGEDGTVRWFDLRTKTSCTKEDCKDDILINCRRAATSISISPLVPYYLAVGCSDSSVRIYDRRMLGTRATGNYMGRGTTGMCVRFVPAHLSNKSCRVTSLCYSEDGQEVLVSYSSDYIYLFDPKDDQARELKGPSEERREELRQPPVKRLRLRGDWSDTGPRARPESERERDGEQSPNVSLMQRMSDMLSRWFEEASEAQSSRGTRPQTRPRAIGPEGASTTPAAAATGSSVPERPVGSIPAAPDATAAAVRESASSSSSGSSSTVTAVPPSSSSSVENSAPSSSPLASSPDSEQSGQAAAPVTSAPVTSAPVTSAPVTSAPVTSAPAPTSTSEPALSEYGPHRLPISLVCRRLQRLLRLADPPGQGQRAARSSPPSSSSSSPAATERQSQGAATTAAETQPLTEAAGSRPDPAVSAPVSTSAPTTSTSVAGTSRPSGAEPVLSLHYSSEGTTTSTIKLDFTDEWSSSTSSSMGSGGPKASEAVAIQSRETLLAESSVSEQPPPASSGQQSVQAASTEAPCSASCSGALGSSAAGSSRGGAVAPPPPAERSQPEGSEDASGGCRRAEPRGGEEEEGQSQPARGHQDSDDSDDDPILIPSTRFRGQGQRRSAAARIQELFRRRKERREMEESETQNIRRPSVKMVYKGHRNSRTMIKESCFWGNNFVMSGSDCGHIFVWDRHTAEHLMLLEADNHVVNCLQPHPYDPILASSGIDYDIKIWSPLEQSASFNRVLANEVITRNELMLEETRNTITVPASFMLRMLASLNHIRSDRLEGDRSEGSGQENEDEQ, from the exons ATGGTCACAATGTCCTGGTCTGGAAACCTGGTTTGGGATGTAAACAAACGTCTGATTGGATACAACGAGCCGAACACCATCCGGACCAACTACTTGG GCAGAAGAGAATTTGTTCAAAGACTTAAACTTGAAGGGACGCTGAATGTACACGATGGCTGC GTCAACACGATATCCTGGAACGACACGGGTGAATATCTCCTGTCGGGTTCAGACGACACCTTTTTGGTCATCTCCAACCCGTACAACAAAAAG gtCAAGAAGTCCATCCGCTCGGGCCATCGGGCGAACATCTTCAGCGCCAAGTTCATGCCCCACACTAACGATCAGGAGATCGTGTCCTGCTCCGGAGACGGCATCATCTACTACACCAACACGGAGAAGAGTCCCGAGCACAACCGGCAGTGTCAGTTCACCTGCCACTACGGAACGGCCTACGAG ATTATGACGGTACCAAATGACCCCTACACGTTTCTGTCGTGCGGGGAGGACGGCACGGTGCGGTGGTTCGACCTCCGCACGAAGACCAGCTGCACTAAAGAAGACTGCAAAGAT GACATTCTGATAAACTGTCGGCGGGCAGCGACCTCCATATCCATCTCCCCTCTGGTGCCGTACTACCTGGCCGTCGGCTGCTCCGACAGCTCGGTGCGGATCTACGACAGGCGCATGCTGGGCACCAGAGCCACAG GTAACTACATGGGCCGGGGGACGACGGGCATGTGCGTGAGGTTTGTTCCCGCTCACCTGTCCAACAAGTCGTGTCGCGTGACCTCTCTCTGCTACAGCGAGGACGGTCAGGAGGTGCTGGTCAGCTACTCCTCCGATTACATCTACCTGTTCGATCCCAAAGATGACCAGGCCCGAGAGCTGAAGGGCCCgtcggaggagaggagggaggag ctGAGGCAGCCTCCGGTGAAGCGTCTGCGTCTACGAGGTGACTGGTCTGACACTGGACCCCGAGCTCGcccagagagcgagagggagagggacg gtgagcagAGCCCCAACGTGTCTCTGATGCAGAGGATGTCGGACATGTTGTCCCGCTGGTTCGAGGAGGCCAGCGAGgctcagagcagcagaggaactcGGCCTCAGACGCGACCCAGAG CCATCGGTCCTGAAGGAGCGTCGACTACTCCAGCTGCCGCCGCCACCGGCTCCAGCGTCCCCGAGAGGCCCGTGGGGTCGATACCAGCCGCTCCTgacgccaccgccgccgccgtccgTGAATCcgcctcctcttcgtcctcagGGTCGTCGTCAACGGTCACAGCAGTTCCTCCTTCCAGCTCTTCTTCAGTGGAGAACTcggctccttcctcctcccccctcgcctcctcgcCTGACTCGGAGCAGAGTGGTCAGGCCGCTGCGCCCGTGACCTCCGCGCCCGTGACCTCCGCGCCCGTGACCTCCGCGCCCGTGACCTCCGCGCCTGTGACCTCCGCGCCTGCACCTACGTCGACCTCAGAACCCGCGCTCTCCG AGTACGGTCCTCATCGGCTGCCCATAAGTTTAGTGTGTAGGCGTTTGCAGAGGCTGCTGCGGCTGGCCGACCCCCCGGGACAGGGTCAGCGCGCCGCccgctcttctcctccttcttcctcctcctcctctcctgcagccacTGAGAGGCAGTCACAGGGAGCTGCCACTACTGCCGCTGAGACGCAACCCCTCACAG AAGCCGCAGGTTCACGTCCCGATCCAGCTGTTTCTGCACCAGTCAGCACCAGCGcacccaccacctccaccagcgTGGCCGGCACCAGTCGACCCAGTGGCGCAGAGCCAGTCCTCAGCCTCCACTACAGCTCAGAGgggaccaccaccagcaccatcaAGCTGGACTTCACCGATGAGTG GAGCAGTAGCACATCCAGCTCAATGGGGAGTGGAGGTCCCAAAGCATCGGAGGCCGTGGCCATCCAGAGCAGAGAGACTCTGTTGGCGGAGAGTTCGGTGTCGGAGCAAC CTCCGCCCGCGTCCTCGGGGCAGCAGAGCGTCCAGGCCGCCTCCACGGAGGCGccctgcagcgcctcctgctcGGGGGCCCTGGGCAGCTCGGCGGCGGGCTCCTCTCGGGGGGGCGCCGTGGCCCCGCCACCGCCGGCGGAAAGGAGCCAGCCGGAGGGCAGCGAGGACGCGTCGGGAGGCTGCAGGAGAGCGgagccgagggggggggaggaggaggagggccagAGTCAGCCCGCACGGGGCCACCAGGACTCCGACGACAGCGACGACGATCCCATCCTCATCCCGTCCACGAGGTTCAGAGGTCAGGGACAGAG aCGCTCAGCCGCCGCTCGGATCCAGGAGCTGTTTCGCAGGAGGAAAGAACgaagggagatggaggagagcgaGACGCAGAATATCAGGAGACCCTCAGTGAAGATGGTGTACAAAGGCCACCGCAACTCCAGGACAATG ATAAAGGAGTCCTGTTTTTGGGGCAACAACTTTGTAATGAGCGGCTCAGACTGCGGCCACATCTTTGTCTGGGACAGACACACAGCGGAGCACCTCATGCTGCTGGAAGCCGACAACCACGTGGTGAACTGCCTGCAGCCGCACCCATACGACCCCA TTCTGGCATCTTCAGGGATTGACTACGATATCAAGATTTGGTCGCCACTGGAACAGTCGGCATCGTTCAACAGAGTCCTGGCCAATGAG GTAATAACTCGGAACGAGCTGATGCTCGAGGAAACCAGGAACACAATCACAGTCCCGGCCTCGTTCATGCTCCGAATGCTGGCCTCCCTTAATCACATCAGATCAG ATCGACTAGAAGGCGATCGCTCCGAAGGTTCAGGACAGGAAAATGAGGACGAGCAGTAG